The Cucurbita pepo subsp. pepo cultivar mu-cu-16 unplaced genomic scaffold, ASM280686v2 Cp4.1_scaffold000810, whole genome shotgun sequence genome contains the following window.
TGACAATGCTAAAGGTGGGAACAACAAGGGTCAGAACCAGAAGGGTGCGGCTGCTAATGGAGGAAACAATCAGCCGAAAGGCGGCGGACAGGGACAGGGGCTGCCACCGGTGCAGGTGCAGCTTCAGCAGCTACAACAGATGAAAGGGTTTCAAGATCTGAAGCTTCCACCCCAATTTAAGGGGTTGAAACTGCCTGTTAAAGATCAAAACGTGAATCTTCCCAAGGGTGGGAAGTTTAATTTGCACGAAGGTGATGACCTGAGCGATGAGGATGaggatgagtatgatgatgaggatgattatgatgatgaagatgaacttGATGATGATTTGGGTAATCTTCATCTCCCTCCTGCGAGTAAGATGAAACCCATGATGGGAAATGGCCAGATTCCGAAAATTATGATGAATGGGAACCTTCCCCCGGTTGTGAATGGTCCGGCCGGCGGTGGTAATGCCAAGAAAGGCGGCGGAGCTGTGCCGGTTCAGGGTAATAACAATGGGAAGAATGGTAACGGCGGAGGAGGTAAAGGAAATggtggcggcggtggtggaggTGGGAGTAACCAAAAGCAGGGCGGTGGAGGTGGGAGTAACCAAAAGCagggcggcggcggcggcggtgggaGCAATGGCAAAAACGGCAACGGCGGTGGAAATGGGAGTAGTAACGGGGTGAACGGCGGTCAAAAGATGACCGGTGGGGCAAACGGAATGGGCCATGATTTACAGAGCTTCATCGGTGCTCATGGATTGGGAATGTCAAATTTGGGTCAAATGGGTGACCGGCCAATGGGTCAAATGAACAATCTTCCAGCGGTGCAAGGTCTTCCCGCATCAGCGGCGGCAGCCATGAACGGTGGAGGCAGCGCCGGGAGGTTTATGCCGGACAGCATCTCCGCAAACCCCTACcaacaacagcagcagcagcaacagcaacaacaacaatacaTGGCCCAAATGATGAACCAACAACAACACGCGCTTGGTCACCAACCAATGATGTACGCACGGCCACCGCCGGCCGTAAATTACGTGCCACCGCCGTACCCATACCCATATCCATACCCACCACCGTACCACCACCCATATCCACCGCCGCAGCAGCAGCCAGAACCCTACACGTATTTCAGCGACGAGAATCCGTCAAGTTGTAACATCATGTGAAACATGTGCCGCCGGAATTTCAAGATCGGAATCTTCATTATactctgcttcttcttcttctactaaGCTCTACTTGATTGTGTATGATGTTGattttgcttgttttttttcccgcttttttggaatttgaagcTGGATTAGAGTCTTTAATCATATCATTAAGCCAAAAAAAGAGGgttaattatagatatatatatatatatatatataattaaattaagatgtttggaaagaaaaatggtagTGAGCTAAGCTTTgccctttttttccttttttttgggACGCCATGTTTATAAGTGtttatatgtttatgatatatgaACAACAATAAAGGATATTCTAAATTCCCATTTTCTTGCTTCCTTTGCCTCCCtacaacattttcatttttacattattttctacaaaagatccaatttttctcttaaaaaaattaacttttaaatggGTTCTTATCGGGTGTCAGTTGACTTCG
Protein-coding sequences here:
- the LOC111785892 gene encoding heavy metal-associated isoprenylated plant protein 32-like; the protein is MSKEEFLKIQKCVLKVNIHCDGCKHKVKKILQKIDGVFTTEIDAEQGKVTVTGNVDAAVLIKKLAKSGKHAEIWGGQPANNNKNQQNNIANQMKNMQIDNAKGGNNKGQNQKGAAANGGNNQPKGGGQGQGLPPVQVQLQQLQQMKGFQDLKLPPQFKGLKLPVKDQNVNLPKGGKFNLHEGDDLSDEDEDEYDDEDDYDDEDELDDDLGNLHLPPASKMKPMMGNGQIPKIMMNGNLPPVVNGPAGGGNAKKGGGAVPVQGNNNGKNGNGGGGKGNGGGGGGGGSNQKQGGGGGSNQKQGGGGGGGSNGKNGNGGGNGSSNGVNGGQKMTGGANGMGHDLQSFIGAHGLGMSNLGQMGDRPMGQMNNLPAVQGLPASAAAAMNGGGSAGRFMPDSISANPYQQQQQQQQQQQQYMAQMMNQQQHALGHQPMMYARPPPAVNYVPPPYPYPYPYPPPYHHPYPPPQQQPEPYTYFSDENPSSCNIM